A portion of the Corticium candelabrum chromosome 5, ooCorCand1.1, whole genome shotgun sequence genome contains these proteins:
- the LOC134179343 gene encoding uncharacterized protein LOC134179343 codes for MIQCVLTSESALASHRLESILREVFGFDSFRVGQAEAAREILAGRDVFVRMKTSGGKSLCYLLLALIFPGIRVTRVTRLKDEQLVSDILAKIYMSPEAITAPFWRAALAGTLQKSISFFAVDEAHLVEEWGSTFRSSFKELSYLRCVLSVPIMALSATAPLSVISAVTSCLCMSECLVISGSLNCAL; via the exons ATGATACAGTGTGTATTGACGTCTGAGAGCGCTTTAGCTTCCCATCGTTTGGAGAGCATCTTACGAGAAGTTTTTGGCTTTGATTCATTTCGAGTCGGTCAAGCTGAGGCTGCTAGAGAAATCTTGGCTGGTAGGGATGTCTTTGTTCGCATGAAGACGTCAGGAGGAAAATCCCTGTGTTATCTTCTTCTTGCTCTTATTTTTCCTG GTATTAGAGTGACTAGAGTTACTCGTTTGAAGGATGAGCAACTAGTTTCAGACATACTTGCTAAAA TTTACATGTCGCCTGAGGCCATTACTGCACCATTCTGGAGAGCAGCATTGGCTGGAACTTTGCAGAAATCTAtttctttctttgctgttgACGAGGCTCATCTGGTAGAGGAATGGGGGTCCACTTTCAGATCATCGTTTAAGGAATTGTCTTACCTTCgttgtgtcttgtctgttcCTATTATGGCACTATCTGCAACAGCTCCATTGTCTGTTATCTCAGCCGTCACTTCTTGTTTGTGCATGAGTGAATGTCTTGTGATATCTGGATCATTGAATTGTGCCTTGTGA